In the genome of Populus trichocarpa isolate Nisqually-1 chromosome 6, P.trichocarpa_v4.1, whole genome shotgun sequence, one region contains:
- the LOC7489135 gene encoding aspartate aminotransferase, chloroplastic, with translation MASTMLSLASTTPSASLSMQEILKGKARLGSGSVSTLFNKEKGNPFIKAKSFGRISMTVAVNVSRFEGIAMAPPDPILGVSEAFRADTDVKKLNLGVGAYRTEELQPYVLDVVKKAENLMLERGENKEYLPIEGLAAFNKVTAELLFGADNPVIKQQRVATVQGLSGTGSLRLAAALIERYFPGAQVLISSPTWGNHKNIFNDARVPWSEYRYYDPKTVGLDFEGMISDIKAAPEGSFVLLHGCAHNPTGIDPTPEQWEKIADVIQEKNHVPFFDVAYQGFASGSLDADASSVRLFAARGMELLIAQSYSKNLGLYAERIGAINVVCSSADAAARVKSQLKRIARPMYSNPPVHGARIVANVVGDPILFNEWKEEMEMLAGRIKNVRQKLFDSLSAKDKSGKDWSFILKQIGMFSFTGLNKTQSENMTNKWHVYMTRDGRISLAGLSLAKCEYLADAIIDSYHNVS, from the exons ATGGCTTCAACAATGCTTTCTTTAGCTTCTACCACTCCTTCTGCTTCACTTTCTATGCAAGAAATTCTCAAG GGAAAGGCGAGGCTTGGAAGTGGTAGTGTGAGTACATTGTTTAACAAGGAGAAAGGCAATCCCTTTATCAAGGCAAAG TCATTTGGCCGGATATCTATGACTGTCGCAGTTAATGTATCTCGTTTTGAGGGTATAGCTATGGCTCCTCCTGATCCTATCCTTGGTGTTTCTGAAGCTTTTAGAGCAGACACGGATGTAAAGAAGCTCAACCTTGGAGTTGGGGCCTACCGAACTGAAGAGTTACAGCCTTATGTGCTTGATGTCGTTAAGAAG GCTGAGAATCTTATGCTGGAGAGGGGTGAAAACAAGGAG TATCTCCCAATTGAAGGTTTGGCTGCATTCAATAAGGTGACTGCAGAGTTATTATTCGGAGCTGACAACCCAGTGATAAAACAACAAAGA GTTGCAACTGTTCAAGGTCTTTCAGGCACTGGTTCGCTTCGATTAGCTGCAGCGCTCATTGAGAGATATTTTCCTGGAGCGCAAGTTCTGATATCATCTCCAACTTGGG GTAATCACAAGAATATTTTCAATGATGCAAGAGTTCCATGGTCCGAGTACCGATACTATGATCCCAAAACAGTTGGCTTGGATTTTGAGGGGATGATATCAGACATAAAG GCAGCCCCTGAGGGATCATTTGTATTGCTTCATGGCTGTGCACACAACCCGACTGGTATTGATCCAACCCCTGAACAATGGGAGAAAATTGCTGATGTCATTCAAGAAAAGAACCACGTTCCATTTTTTGATGTGGCCTACCAG GGATTCGCTAGTGGAAGCCTCGATGCAGATGCATCATCAGTGAGGTTGTTTGCTGCACGTGGTATGGAGCTTTTGATTGCTCAGTCGTACAGCAAAAACTTGGGCTTGTATGCTGAAAGAATTGGGGCAATTAATGTTGTCTGCTCATCGGCAGATGCAGCAGCAAG ggTTAAGAGCCAGCTGAAAAGGATTGCCCGACCAATGTACTCAAATCCTCCTGTTCACGGTGCTAGGATTGTTGCTAACGTTGTTGGGGATCCAATTCTCTTTAATGAATGGAAAGAAGAGATGGAGATGCTGGCTGGAAGGATAAAAAATGTGAGGCAGAAACTATTTGACAGTCTCTCCGCAAAAGATAAGAGTGGGAAAGATTGGTCTTTTATACTGAAGCAGATTGGCATGTTCTCCTTCACAGGCTTGAACAAAACTCAG AGCGAAAATATGACCAACAAGTGGCATGTCTATATGACAAGGGATGGAAGAATATCCTTGGCAGGACTGTCTTTGGCCAAATGTGAATACCTTGCTGATGCCATTATTGACTCTTACCATAATGTCAGTTGA
- the LOC7468669 gene encoding probable receptor-like protein kinase At1g80640, protein MKLLHLVLALQTVPIWFFHLCLVVVHAIQEDPLVSSPPPSPISPISTSMAAFSPGVELEMGIKDQQKHEELHKKMILLLIVCCSILVVIVFLSLFSCFIYYRKSCQKKKASQCSDAEKGLSLSPFFGKFSSLRMVSNKGSVSLIDYKILEEGTNNFEDDKLLGRGGFGLVYKAVLEDDSSIAVKKLDCATDDAQREFENEVGLLSKFQHPNIISIVGYSVHEEMGFIIYELMSNGSLEDLLHGTSRGSSLNWHLRLKIALDTARGLEYLHEFCKPAVIHRDLKSSNILLDANFNAKLSDFGLAVADSSHNKNKLKLSGTVGYVAPEYLLDGELTDKSDVYAFGVVLLELLLGRRPVEKLAPAHCQSIVTWAMPQLTNRAVLPTIVDPVIRDSVDEKYLFQVAAVAVLCIQPEPSYRPLITDVVHSLVPLVPLELGGTLRVAQPTTPRGHRQG, encoded by the exons ATGAAGCTTCTTCATCTTGTTCTTGCTCTTCAAACAGTTCCCATTTGGTTTTTTCACTTATGTCTAGTAGTAGTACATGCCATACAAGAAGACCCACTTGTTTCTTCACCACCCCCCTCTCCCATTTCTCCCATTTCCACTTCCATGGCTGCCTTCTCTCCAG GGGTTGAATTGGAAATGGGAATCAAAGACCAACAAAAGCACGAGGAGTTGCACAAGAAAATGATTCTGTTACTCATTGTTTGTTGTAGCATTCTTGTTGTTATcgtctttctttctctgttttcttgTTTCATTTACTACAGGAAGTCCTGTCAGAAGAAGAAAGCTTCTCAGTGTTCAG ATGCGGAGAAAGGGCTTTCATTGTCACCATTTTTTGGCAAATTCAGTTCCTTGAGAATGGTTAGTAACAAGGGATCTGTTTCATTAATCGATTATAAGATACTAGAGGAAGGAACAAACAATTTTGAAGATGATAAATTGTTGGGGAGGGGTGGATTTGGACTTGTATATAAGGCTGTATTGGAAGATGACTCAAGTATTGCAGTCAAGAAACTAGACTGTGCAACTGATGATGCACAGAGAGAATTTGAG AATGAGGTGGGTTTGTTAAGCAAATTTCAGCATCCAAATATAATTTCTATTGTGGGCTATAGTGTTCATGAGGAGATGGGGTTCATTATTTATGAGTTGATGTCCAATGGGTCCCTTGAAGATCTATTGCATG GAACTTCTCGCGGATCTTCATTAAACTGGCATTTAAGGTTGAAAATTGCTCTTGATACAGCAAG AGGATTAGAATATCTGCACGAGTTCTGCAAGCCAGCAGTGATCCATAGAGATCTGAAATCATCTAATATACTTTTGGATGCCAACTTCAATGCCAAG CTGTCAGATTTCGGTCTTGCTGTAGCTGATAGTTCTCATAACAAGAACAAGCTCAAGCTTTCAGGCACTGTGGGTTATGTAGCCCCTGAGTATCTGCTAGATG gtGAATTGACAGATAAGAGTGATGTCTATGCTTTTGGAGTTGTGCTTCTGGAGCTTCTATTAGGAAGAAGGCCTGTAGAAAAACTGGCACCAGCTCATTGCCAATCTATAGTAACATGG GCCATGCCTCAGCTTACTAACAGAGCTGTCCTTCCAACCATTGTGGATCCTGTGATCAGAGATTCAGTAGACGAGAAGTACTTGTTCCAG GTTGCTGCAGTGGCTGTATTGTGTATTCAACCAGAGCCGAGTTACCGCCCCCTCATAACAGATGTTGTGCACTCTCTTGTCCCACTGGTTCCTCTTGAGCTTGGAGGGACGCTAAGAGTTGCACAACCTACAACTCCTAGAGGTCATCGACAAGGCTAA